Proteins encoded together in one Cyanobium sp. WAJ14-Wanaka window:
- the glyS gene encoding glycine--tRNA ligase subunit beta, translating into MSTFLLEIGTEELPADFARLALPQLEALVRRDLGTARLSHAELDCTSTPRRLAVVVSGLLAAQPDLEEERKGPPASQAFKDGNATQAALGFASRCGVEPSDLEVRETPKGPFVFARCLEPGRPSAEVLAELIPQWLLALQGRRFMRWGEGDARFSRPLRWLVALLDADVIPLTLADCDPPISSGRQSRGHRLSCGAVDLPSADQYQSVLQQAGVLVSRSGRSNLINNAVAEAAGRLSAVADFPPSLADELTDLVEAPLLIEGQIDDHYLALPAEVLGTVMRSHQRYVPLYRPGNAPDPLAPDARDTLLPQFLCIGNGSADAADTVRRGNERVLRARLDDAQFFVEADLATASIDRREKLARVTFAEGLGSLRDRTERLEWLTDLLLEQLALPSYTAGHARRAAHLCKHDLVSQMVGEFPELQGVMGGKYLLAEGEQRQVALAVLEHYLPRGAGDALPGSDAGAVVALAERLELLLSIYAKGERPSGSSDPYALRRAGNGILQILWDRSWRLDIQSVLRRSTARWSELFSHFTVDAPGLAAELGEFLRLRLVSLLEEQGCDLDLLQAVAGEGVDIDRVLVDPADARARADLLAALRKSGELTSVQAVVNRAARLAEKGNLAGSVISPQGLVDPLLFEKASEAAMLEVLEQLAPIAASQGVARYAELARVLAASRGALAAFFDGDQSVMVLADVPAVRANRLNLLGVLTNQAAVLADFSRISG; encoded by the coding sequence TTGTCGACCTTCCTGCTGGAGATCGGGACCGAGGAGCTGCCCGCAGATTTTGCCCGCCTGGCCCTGCCCCAGTTGGAGGCCCTGGTGCGCAGGGATCTCGGAACCGCCAGGTTGTCGCACGCAGAGCTGGATTGCACCAGCACCCCGCGCCGATTGGCGGTGGTGGTGAGCGGGCTGCTGGCAGCCCAGCCCGATCTGGAGGAGGAGCGCAAGGGGCCGCCGGCCTCCCAGGCCTTTAAGGACGGAAATGCCACCCAGGCCGCCCTGGGTTTCGCCAGTCGCTGTGGAGTTGAGCCATCAGATCTAGAGGTGCGCGAAACGCCCAAGGGTCCCTTTGTCTTTGCCCGTTGCCTGGAGCCGGGAAGGCCCAGTGCTGAGGTTCTTGCCGAGTTGATTCCCCAGTGGCTGCTGGCCCTCCAGGGGCGGCGCTTCATGCGTTGGGGGGAGGGTGACGCCCGCTTTTCCCGTCCGCTGCGCTGGTTGGTGGCACTCCTGGATGCCGACGTAATCCCGCTCACCCTGGCCGATTGTGATCCCCCGATCAGCAGTGGTCGCCAGAGCCGAGGCCACCGACTCAGCTGCGGGGCCGTTGATTTGCCCTCGGCAGATCAGTACCAATCTGTGCTTCAGCAGGCTGGGGTGCTGGTCAGCCGCAGTGGCCGCTCGAACCTGATCAATAACGCTGTGGCTGAAGCGGCTGGGCGCCTTTCGGCCGTAGCAGATTTCCCCCCCTCCCTGGCCGATGAACTGACTGATCTGGTGGAGGCCCCGCTGCTGATCGAAGGCCAAATTGACGACCATTACCTGGCCCTTCCCGCCGAGGTGCTGGGCACGGTGATGCGCTCCCACCAGCGCTATGTGCCCCTTTATCGCCCCGGCAACGCTCCAGACCCCCTCGCCCCCGATGCCAGAGACACCCTGTTACCCCAGTTTTTGTGCATTGGCAATGGCTCAGCCGATGCGGCCGATACCGTCCGCCGAGGTAATGAGAGGGTCCTGAGGGCCCGGCTCGACGATGCCCAGTTTTTTGTCGAGGCCGATCTGGCCACAGCCAGCATCGATCGCCGAGAAAAATTAGCGAGGGTCACCTTTGCTGAGGGCTTGGGCAGCCTGAGGGATCGCACCGAACGATTGGAGTGGCTCACCGATTTATTGCTTGAGCAACTAGCCCTGCCAAGCTATACGGCAGGCCATGCGCGCAGGGCTGCCCATCTCTGCAAGCACGACCTGGTTAGCCAGATGGTGGGCGAATTTCCAGAACTTCAGGGGGTAATGGGCGGCAAGTACCTATTGGCCGAGGGTGAACAGCGGCAGGTGGCCCTGGCGGTACTTGAGCACTACCTGCCCAGGGGCGCGGGTGATGCCCTGCCGGGCTCCGATGCCGGTGCCGTGGTGGCCCTGGCGGAGCGACTCGAGCTGCTCCTGAGCATTTATGCCAAGGGGGAGCGCCCAAGCGGCTCCTCCGATCCCTATGCCCTGCGGCGCGCTGGTAATGGAATCCTGCAAATCCTCTGGGATCGCAGCTGGCGCCTTGATATACAGAGTGTTCTGCGGCGCTCAACGGCCCGTTGGAGCGAACTGTTTAGCCATTTCACAGTGGATGCCCCTGGCCTGGCAGCGGAACTGGGCGAGTTCCTGCGCCTGCGACTGGTCAGCCTGCTAGAGGAGCAGGGCTGCGACCTGGATTTGCTCCAAGCAGTGGCTGGTGAGGGAGTGGACATTGATCGGGTGCTGGTCGATCCGGCCGATGCCCGTGCACGCGCCGACCTACTTGCGGCCCTTAGAAAGAGCGGTGAACTGACAAGTGTTCAGGCCGTGGTGAACCGGGCCGCCCGCCTGGCCGAGAAGGGGAACCTGGCTGGATCAGTCATTAGCCCCCAAGGCCTGGTGGATCCGCTCCTGTTTGAGAAGGCAAGTGAGGCAGCGATGCTCGAGGTGCTCGAACAACTGGCACCCATCGCCGCCAGCCAAGGCGTGGCTCGCTACGCCGAATTGGCAAGGGTTCTTGCCGCTAGCCGCGGGGCCCTAGCGGCATTTTTTGATGGCGATCAAAGCGTGATGGTGCTGGCCGATGTGCCGGCGGTGCGGGCCAACCGGCTCAATCTTCTTGGCGTACTTACTAACCAAGCAGCCGTATTAGCGGATTTTAGCCGCATCAGTGGCTGA
- a CDS encoding U32 family peptidase: MAELPTPTSAAFTPELLSPAGNWDALKAAVANGADAVYFGVEVFNARMRAANFQLAELPAVMDWLHRRGVKGFLTVNVLVFTAELEEAAQLLLAASTAQVDALIVQDIGLAMLARSLTPGLAIHGSTQMSITSAAGVAQAAALGCVRVVLARELALKDLGRIQNQLKQRQLAMPLEVFVHGALCVAYSGQCLTSEALGQRSANRGECAQACRLPYALIVDGQEQDLGDQRYLLSPQDLSAWELLPELAGIGIASLKIEGRLKDAAYVAAVTDLYRRSLDRIELGGMREEQRAIHRQSMELSFSRGLGTGWLGGVDHRQLVHGRWSKKRGPLVGQLKSIEKDGWWLLETSANLKPGDGLVWECPSPTALEVPKEIGGRVMVVERRTSRLLALRMGPGRIDARGLQKGSPCWLTSDPAFEKHWQRLAQTPTAESPQPLHLKVVGKKGMPLVVYLLGEGHGCSEWRSSTDLEPAMGQALDRNRLESQLGRLGGTPWFLESLDLDLEPGLFLPISELNRLRRQIVEQLANVGEPQAPELVESLSHNRQEIAGLIRSLGVSIAHASSPDDQPEPSPELEAGLVVLVRSLEQLKALRDLPLQRVIAELEQPHELKEAVALGRGCWPGGLWLAGARITRPNESWTIEPLIQAAADGYLVRNADQLELLTPIAPCVGDFSLNVANPITAAWYLQEWQLERVTASYDLCLEQLLELVGEIPKGCVEVTVHQHMPLFHMEHCLFCAFLSDGHDHTDCGRPCETHQVLLRDRSGSEHPLRADLGCRNTLFNGTAQTAAEALPALQRAGVRHFRLEMLNESAAEARQRVGQYGAALKGEISGRELWQRERLESRLGVTRGSLKGRS, encoded by the coding sequence ATGGCTGAGCTACCAACGCCTACTTCCGCAGCCTTCACCCCTGAACTGCTCTCACCTGCAGGCAATTGGGATGCACTCAAGGCAGCCGTGGCCAATGGGGCCGACGCCGTCTATTTCGGAGTTGAGGTCTTCAACGCCCGGATGCGGGCCGCAAATTTCCAGCTAGCCGAACTGCCAGCCGTAATGGATTGGCTGCACCGGCGTGGCGTGAAGGGTTTCTTGACGGTCAACGTGCTGGTCTTTACAGCTGAGCTAGAGGAAGCGGCCCAGTTGCTACTGGCTGCATCGACGGCGCAGGTGGATGCCCTAATTGTCCAGGACATAGGCCTGGCGATGCTTGCCAGATCCCTGACTCCAGGCCTGGCAATCCACGGTTCCACCCAGATGTCGATCACCAGTGCGGCAGGGGTGGCCCAGGCCGCCGCCCTCGGTTGTGTGCGGGTGGTGCTGGCCCGGGAGCTGGCCCTGAAGGATTTGGGCAGGATCCAGAACCAACTCAAGCAACGCCAGTTGGCGATGCCCCTGGAGGTGTTTGTCCACGGAGCACTATGTGTGGCCTATTCAGGCCAGTGCCTCACCAGCGAGGCCCTGGGCCAGCGCAGTGCCAACAGGGGGGAGTGTGCCCAGGCCTGCAGGCTTCCCTATGCCCTGATCGTCGATGGCCAGGAGCAGGATCTCGGCGACCAGCGCTATCTGCTTTCCCCCCAGGATCTTTCCGCCTGGGAACTTCTACCTGAGCTGGCAGGTATCGGCATTGCCAGCCTAAAAATTGAGGGAAGACTCAAGGACGCCGCCTATGTGGCAGCAGTCACGGATCTCTACCGCCGAAGCCTTGATCGGATCGAGCTGGGGGGCATGCGAGAGGAGCAGCGGGCAATCCATAGGCAAAGCATGGAGCTCAGCTTTTCCCGGGGCCTGGGCACGGGTTGGCTAGGGGGGGTGGACCACAGGCAATTGGTCCATGGCCGCTGGAGCAAAAAGCGTGGGCCCCTAGTCGGCCAGCTCAAGAGCATCGAAAAGGATGGTTGGTGGCTACTTGAAACCTCAGCAAACCTCAAGCCCGGGGATGGCCTGGTTTGGGAATGTCCATCGCCAACAGCCCTGGAGGTGCCCAAGGAAATCGGTGGTCGAGTGATGGTGGTTGAGCGGCGTACATCCCGGTTGCTGGCCCTGCGCATGGGCCCAGGCAGGATCGACGCTAGGGGCCTGCAAAAGGGCAGTCCCTGCTGGCTGACCAGCGACCCTGCCTTTGAGAAGCATTGGCAACGCCTGGCCCAAACCCCCACCGCTGAGTCGCCCCAGCCCCTCCACCTGAAGGTCGTAGGCAAAAAAGGGATGCCGCTTGTGGTTTACCTGCTGGGGGAAGGGCATGGATGCTCTGAATGGCGATCCTCCACAGATCTGGAACCAGCCATGGGGCAGGCCCTAGACCGCAATCGGTTGGAGAGCCAATTGGGGAGATTGGGAGGCACGCCCTGGTTCTTGGAAAGCCTCGATCTGGATCTGGAACCCGGCCTGTTCCTGCCGATAAGTGAGCTGAACAGACTGCGCAGGCAGATTGTTGAGCAACTGGCAAATGTTGGCGAACCCCAGGCGCCAGAACTGGTTGAGAGCCTCAGCCATAACAGGCAAGAGATTGCCGGGCTGATCAGATCATTGGGGGTATCAATTGCCCATGCAAGCAGTCCGGATGATCAGCCGGAGCCGAGTCCGGAACTGGAGGCCGGGTTAGTGGTCCTGGTGCGCAGCCTCGAGCAACTAAAAGCCCTACGGGATCTGCCACTGCAAAGGGTGATCGCCGAATTGGAGCAACCCCACGAGCTGAAGGAGGCTGTTGCCCTGGGCAGGGGCTGCTGGCCAGGCGGGTTGTGGCTGGCCGGTGCCCGCATAACTAGGCCCAATGAAAGCTGGACAATCGAACCCCTGATCCAGGCCGCTGCCGATGGCTATCTGGTGCGCAATGCCGATCAACTGGAATTGCTCACCCCAATCGCCCCTTGTGTGGGCGATTTTTCGCTGAATGTGGCCAATCCGATCACTGCCGCCTGGTATCTCCAGGAATGGCAACTGGAACGGGTCACCGCCAGCTACGACCTCTGCCTTGAGCAACTGCTTGAGCTGGTGGGCGAGATACCAAAAGGTTGCGTTGAGGTGACCGTGCACCAGCACATGCCCCTCTTCCACATGGAGCATTGCCTGTTTTGTGCCTTCCTCTCGGACGGCCACGACCACACAGATTGCGGGCGTCCCTGCGAGACACACCAGGTGCTGCTCCGTGATCGCAGTGGCAGCGAACACCCCCTAAGGGCAGACCTGGGTTGTCGCAACACATTGTTCAATGGCACTGCCCAGACAGCCGCCGAAGCCCTGCCGGCCCTGCAGAGGGCTGGGGTGAGGCATTTCCGCCTTGAAATGCTCAACGAATCCGCCGCAGAGGCCCGTCAAAGGGTTGGCCAGTACGGGGCAGCGCTGAAGGGAGAGATCTCCGGACGGGAGTTGTGGCAGCGGGAACGGCTGGAAAGTCGACTTGGGGTTACTAGGGGAAGCCTCAAGGGCCGCAGCTGA
- the chlP gene encoding geranylgeranyl reductase, which produces MLRVAVVGGGPSGSCAAEVLAKAGIATWIFERKLDNAKPCGGAIPLCMVDEFELPDSIIDRKVRNMKMISPSNREVDINLENEGEYIGMCRREVMDAFLRNRAADLGAQLVNGLVTKIDTGSKRQGPYTLTYSDYASGEATGEAKTLEVDVIIGADGANSRVAKAMDAGDYNVAIAFQERIKLPPEEMKYYESLAEMYVGTDVSPDFYAWVFPKYDHVAVGTGTMQENQSLIKSLQVGIRERAKKRLLNGEVIKVEAHPIPEHPRPRRVVGRMALVGDAAGYVTKSSGEGIYFAAKSGRMCAEQIVAASANGSKVPTEKDLKVYIKKWDRQYGATYKVLEILQNIFYRNDAAREAFVEMCDDKDVQRLTFDSYLYKRVVMMNPWQQIKLSLLTLGSVLRGNALAPASYKPVASAVRTEEDAMAMLALGAIKGGIKVPAQTDEREPVLAGKG; this is translated from the coding sequence ATGTTGCGTGTCGCAGTGGTTGGCGGCGGTCCAAGCGGCTCCTGTGCGGCTGAAGTGCTCGCCAAGGCGGGCATTGCGACCTGGATCTTTGAGCGCAAGCTCGACAATGCCAAACCCTGCGGTGGTGCCATACCGCTCTGCATGGTTGACGAGTTTGAACTTCCAGACTCGATCATTGACCGCAAGGTTAGAAATATGAAAATGATTTCCCCCTCAAATCGGGAGGTGGATATCAATCTAGAAAACGAAGGTGAATACATCGGCATGTGCCGCAGGGAAGTGATGGATGCCTTCCTCCGTAATCGGGCCGCCGATCTAGGAGCCCAACTGGTTAATGGCTTGGTTACAAAAATAGATACGGGTAGCAAACGCCAGGGCCCCTATACCCTGACCTACTCAGATTATGCTTCAGGAGAAGCTACCGGCGAGGCAAAAACCCTCGAGGTAGACGTAATCATTGGAGCCGATGGTGCCAATAGCAGAGTTGCCAAGGCCATGGATGCTGGCGATTACAACGTGGCGATTGCGTTTCAGGAGCGCATTAAGTTGCCCCCCGAGGAAATGAAATATTATGAAAGTCTGGCTGAGATGTATGTGGGCACAGACGTATCTCCGGATTTCTACGCCTGGGTATTTCCTAAGTACGACCACGTGGCAGTCGGTACTGGCACCATGCAAGAGAATCAATCTCTCATCAAAAGCCTTCAGGTGGGCATCCGGGAGCGTGCCAAAAAACGGTTGCTCAATGGCGAAGTCATCAAGGTAGAAGCCCACCCAATTCCAGAGCATCCCAGGCCCCGCAGGGTCGTGGGCCGCATGGCACTGGTGGGGGATGCCGCTGGCTACGTAACTAAGAGCTCTGGCGAAGGCATCTATTTTGCCGCCAAGAGCGGCCGCATGTGCGCCGAACAGATCGTGGCTGCCAGTGCCAACGGTTCAAAGGTTCCCACTGAAAAGGATCTGAAGGTCTACATCAAAAAATGGGATCGCCAATATGGCGCCACCTATAAAGTGCTGGAAATTCTGCAAAATATCTTCTATCGCAACGACGCAGCCCGCGAAGCCTTCGTGGAAATGTGCGACGACAAGGATGTACAGCGTCTCACCTTTGATAGCTATCTCTATAAGCGCGTGGTGATGATGAATCCGTGGCAGCAAATTAAGTTGTCCCTGCTGACCCTCGGCTCGGTGCTTCGGGGAAATGCCCTAGCCCCCGCTTCCTACAAGCCGGTGGCCAGTGCGGTGCGCACCGAGGAAGATGCCATGGCAATGCTCGCCCTAGGTGCAATTAAGGGAGGCATCAAGGTGCCCGCCCAAACCGATGAGAGGGAGCCTGTACTGGCGGGCAAGGGCTAA
- a CDS encoding D-alanyl-D-alanine carboxypeptidase family protein, which produces MNGAKRGRAAQQGVDDIPVAHRSTPKSSSRASGFSPLANAVAAMVVVLTALALIFPQPLRRLLGPPPIQGLNARPGIDGRLLGHFPYGEIRSRELTPIAPGIELQRDAAESFAAMQAAAAAEGMDLVVLSGYRSTSLQKHLFFDVKAERNQTARERALVSAPPGYSEHATGFALDIGDGNAAGTNLSQSFDQTAAFAWLQANAARYQFALSFPRSNAQGVNYEPWHWRYEGSTDALKVFEPAQRLAK; this is translated from the coding sequence GTGAATGGTGCCAAGCGGGGGCGAGCAGCACAGCAGGGTGTCGACGACATCCCCGTAGCCCATCGCTCTACCCCAAAATCCTCCAGCCGGGCCAGCGGATTTTCACCGCTGGCTAACGCAGTGGCCGCAATGGTGGTGGTGCTGACTGCGTTGGCCCTGATTTTCCCCCAGCCCCTGCGGCGTCTACTGGGGCCACCCCCCATCCAGGGGCTCAATGCCCGCCCTGGCATAGATGGTCGCTTGCTCGGACATTTTCCCTATGGCGAGATCAGGAGCCGCGAATTGACGCCGATTGCGCCCGGTATTGAGCTCCAACGGGATGCGGCTGAATCCTTCGCCGCCATGCAGGCAGCGGCAGCTGCTGAAGGTATGGATTTGGTGGTTTTAAGTGGCTATAGATCAACTTCCCTGCAAAAGCACCTCTTTTTTGATGTCAAGGCTGAACGGAACCAGACCGCCCGCGAAAGGGCCCTCGTCAGTGCACCTCCTGGCTATTCAGAGCACGCCACGGGCTTTGCCCTCGACATCGGTGACGGCAATGCGGCTGGTACAAATTTGTCCCAGTCGTTTGACCAGACCGCAGCCTTTGCCTGGCTTCAGGCCAATGCGGCCCGCTATCAATTCGCCCTTTCCTTCCCCAGATCCAATGCCCAAGGGGTCAACTACGAGCCCTGGCACTGGCGCTATGAGGGCAGTACGGATGCCCTGAAGGTCTTTGAGCCGGCCCAGCGTCTTGCCAAATGA
- the typA gene encoding translational GTPase TypA: MSGAHPGTPIRNIAIIAHVDHGKTTLVDALLNQSGIFREGEAIPTCVMDSNDLERERGITILSKNTAVDYEGIRINIVDTPGHADFGGEVERVLGMVDGCLLIVDANEGPMPQTRFVLKKALEKGLRPIVFVNKIDRARVDPEIAVDKVLDLFLELGADDDQCDFTYLFGSGMAGYAKPDMKTESDNMKPLFEAILRHVPPPVGDPTKPLQLHVTTLDYSDFLGRIMIGRIHNGTIKAGQPAALIRDDGSIKRGRISKLLGFKGLQRVEIEEARAGDLVAVAGFDEVNIGETIACPDNPEALPLIKVDEPTLQMTFVVNDSPFAGKEGKFVTSRQLRDRLQRELLTNVALRVEDTDSPDRFSVSGRGELHLGILIETMRREGYEFQVSQPQVIFRTINDSPHEPFETLVMDVPEAAVGGCIERLGTRKGEMQNMENTNDGRTQLEFVVPSRGLIGFRGDFIRATRGEGIMSHSFLDYRRMQGDMDNRRNGVLVAFEEGTATFYALKGAEDRGQFFITPGTKVYKGMIVGEHSRPPDLELNVCKAKQVTNIRSAGAEVLDTLQAPIQMTLERALEYIGPDEMLEVTPESIRLRKLPAKKVAKR, encoded by the coding sequence ATGAGCGGCGCACATCCAGGCACGCCTATTCGCAATATTGCGATTATTGCCCACGTTGACCATGGCAAGACCACATTGGTGGATGCCCTGTTGAATCAATCTGGCATTTTTCGCGAGGGTGAAGCGATTCCCACCTGTGTAATGGATTCAAACGATCTTGAGCGGGAAAGGGGGATCACAATTCTGTCTAAAAATACTGCCGTCGATTACGAAGGGATCCGAATCAATATCGTTGATACGCCTGGCCACGCCGACTTTGGCGGTGAGGTTGAGCGGGTTTTGGGGATGGTCGATGGCTGCCTACTGATTGTTGATGCCAATGAGGGGCCCATGCCCCAAACCAGATTTGTATTGAAGAAGGCACTTGAAAAGGGTCTACGCCCAATTGTCTTTGTCAACAAAATTGATCGGGCTCGGGTCGATCCTGAAATTGCCGTGGACAAGGTTCTTGATCTTTTTCTAGAACTTGGCGCCGATGATGACCAGTGTGATTTCACCTACCTATTTGGTAGTGGCATGGCGGGCTATGCCAAGCCCGACATGAAGACAGAAAGCGACAATATGAAGCCTCTATTTGAAGCGATCCTCCGCCATGTACCACCCCCCGTCGGAGATCCCACAAAGCCCCTGCAGCTGCACGTAACCACCCTCGATTACAGCGACTTTCTGGGGCGGATCATGATTGGCCGGATCCACAACGGCACAATTAAGGCCGGGCAACCAGCTGCCCTTATTCGTGATGACGGCAGCATCAAACGCGGTCGGATTAGCAAGTTGCTGGGTTTTAAGGGTCTCCAGAGGGTAGAAATTGAGGAGGCCCGGGCCGGCGACCTAGTGGCAGTGGCCGGATTTGACGAAGTTAACATTGGCGAAACCATTGCCTGCCCCGACAACCCCGAAGCCCTGCCCCTGATCAAGGTTGATGAACCAACCCTGCAGATGACCTTCGTGGTCAACGATTCACCCTTCGCAGGTAAGGAAGGAAAGTTCGTAACCAGCCGCCAGCTCAGGGATCGCCTCCAGCGCGAGTTACTAACAAACGTGGCGCTTCGGGTCGAAGACACCGATTCCCCTGACCGGTTCTCCGTTAGCGGCCGGGGTGAATTACACCTCGGCATCTTAATCGAAACAATGCGCCGGGAGGGCTACGAATTCCAGGTGAGCCAGCCCCAGGTGATCTTCCGCACGATCAACGACAGCCCCCACGAACCATTTGAAACCCTCGTGATGGACGTGCCTGAGGCCGCTGTAGGGGGCTGTATTGAGCGCCTCGGAACGCGCAAGGGTGAAATGCAAAATATGGAAAATACAAACGATGGCCGCACCCAGCTGGAGTTTGTTGTGCCATCACGGGGCCTGATCGGCTTCCGTGGAGACTTCATCAGGGCTACTCGTGGTGAGGGAATCATGAGCCACTCATTCCTTGACTATCGGCGCATGCAGGGGGACATGGACAACCGCCGCAATGGCGTATTGGTGGCCTTTGAGGAAGGCACAGCCACCTTCTATGCCCTTAAGGGCGCTGAAGATCGAGGTCAATTCTTTATTACCCCTGGCACAAAGGTCTACAAGGGCATGATTGTGGGTGAACACAGCCGGCCACCGGATCTCGAGCTCAACGTCTGCAAGGCCAAGCAGGTCACAAACATCCGCTCCGCCGGCGCTGAGGTGCTCGACACCCTCCAGGCACCGATCCAGATGACCCTGGAGCGGGCCCTTGAGTACATCGGACCCGACGAAATGCTTGAGGTAACCCCTGAGTCAATCCGGCTTAGAAAGCTTCCTGCCAAGAAGGTGGCAAAGCGCTAG
- the sir gene encoding sulfite reductase, ferredoxin dependent → MDKGQSAADIGSATAPTKFEQLKAASGHLKEPLLSELANGAPNFTEGAVQILKFHGSYQQDNRENRRKGEEKDWQMMLRLRSPGGRIPPSLYLAIDTLAEELGNGTLRATTRQAFQMHGIAKADLKEVIGTIVRHMGSTLAACGDINRNVMAPAAPFERGGYPAARELADQIADLLTPQAAEGSYLDLWVDGDLSYRIKPAAAVKKVKARQQEGAVFSGDGSEPLYGSTYLPRKFKVAVTVPGDNSVDLLTQDIGLVLFCDPQGRPQGCNVYVGGGMGRTHNKEETFARTADPLGYVAYPDVLDLIQAIVALQRDFGDRQQRRHARMKYLIQDRGVNWFRAELKEKYFKHPIKGMRVEPKAKLEDYLGWQRQSAGLWFIGIPILCGRLAGDLKRGLRSLVETYQLEVRVTPNQDLLLCNIGNAQRKTVRDALVKLGFEAPDAPAPLARHAIACPALPLCGLAVTEAERILPSVLERLERQFASLGIERSVLVRMTGCPNGCARPYMAEIGLVGSGLDQYQLWLGGTPNLSRLAEPYLEKMPLDQLETTLEPLLRAWKDAGGRRSFGEFVERSGRPAVEQLLAH, encoded by the coding sequence GTGGATAAGGGGCAAAGCGCAGCAGATATTGGCTCCGCCACTGCACCAACAAAGTTTGAGCAGCTCAAGGCCGCCAGTGGCCATCTCAAGGAACCGCTCCTGAGTGAGTTGGCCAATGGAGCTCCCAACTTCACCGAGGGGGCCGTCCAAATCCTGAAGTTTCACGGCAGTTATCAGCAGGACAACCGGGAGAACAGACGCAAGGGCGAGGAAAAGGACTGGCAGATGATGCTGCGCCTCCGCAGCCCCGGCGGCCGCATCCCTCCGTCGCTTTATTTGGCGATCGATACCTTGGCGGAAGAGCTCGGTAACGGCACCCTCAGGGCCACCACCAGGCAGGCATTCCAAATGCATGGAATTGCCAAGGCTGATCTCAAGGAGGTGATTGGCACAATCGTGCGTCACATGGGCTCCACCCTGGCGGCCTGTGGGGATATCAACCGCAATGTGATGGCTCCCGCCGCCCCCTTTGAACGTGGTGGCTACCCGGCTGCCCGTGAATTAGCGGATCAAATTGCCGACCTGCTCACACCCCAGGCAGCGGAGGGCTCCTACCTCGACCTCTGGGTAGATGGGGATCTCAGCTACAGAATCAAGCCGGCAGCAGCAGTTAAGAAGGTCAAGGCACGCCAGCAGGAAGGTGCGGTCTTCAGTGGCGATGGCTCTGAACCCCTCTACGGCAGCACCTACCTGCCCAGAAAATTCAAGGTGGCCGTCACTGTGCCGGGCGACAACTCCGTGGACCTGCTCACCCAGGACATCGGGCTGGTGCTGTTTTGCGATCCCCAGGGCCGGCCCCAGGGTTGCAATGTCTATGTGGGCGGTGGCATGGGCCGCACCCACAACAAGGAGGAGACCTTTGCGCGCACGGCGGATCCCCTGGGCTACGTGGCCTACCCAGATGTGCTCGATTTAATTCAGGCAATCGTTGCCCTTCAGCGAGATTTCGGAGACAGGCAACAGCGCCGCCATGCCCGGATGAAATATCTGATTCAAGATCGGGGCGTCAACTGGTTTAGGGCTGAATTAAAGGAGAAATACTTCAAGCACCCCATCAAGGGGATGCGGGTAGAGCCAAAGGCCAAGCTCGAGGATTACCTGGGTTGGCAGCGCCAAAGTGCGGGCCTTTGGTTCATTGGAATACCAATTCTCTGCGGCCGCCTGGCGGGTGACTTGAAGCGGGGCCTGAGGAGTTTGGTTGAGACCTACCAACTAGAGGTGCGCGTAACCCCCAACCAAGACCTACTCCTCTGCAACATCGGTAATGCCCAGCGCAAAACCGTGCGCGACGCCCTAGTCAAGCTTGGCTTTGAAGCGCCTGATGCACCGGCACCCCTCGCCCGCCATGCCATTGCCTGTCCGGCACTACCGCTCTGTGGCCTAGCCGTTACGGAGGCTGAACGCATCCTTCCAAGCGTTTTGGAGCGCCTGGAGCGCCAATTCGCCAGCCTTGGCATTGAGCGGTCCGTACTGGTGCGCATGACCGGTTGTCCCAATGGCTGCGCCCGCCCCTACATGGCCGAGATTGGATTGGTGGGCAGCGGGCTAGATCAATACCAGCTTTGGCTGGGGGGCACACCCAACCTCAGCCGGCTGGCCGAGCCTTACCTCGAGAAAATGCCCCTCGACCAGCTGGAAACCACCCTTGAGCCCCTGCTTAGGGCCTGGAAGGATGCCGGCGGACGCCGCAGTTTCGGGGAATTTGTTGAGCGCTCGGGTCGCCCCGCCGTCGAGCAGCTGCTGGCCCATTAG